GAGGCGCTGCTGTTCGCCGCGGCCCGCGACGACCATGTCCGCACATTGATCCAGCCCGCATTGGATCGCGGCGTCTGGGTGCTGTGCGACCGGTTCTATGATTCGACCAGGGTCTACCAGGGTCGGCTCGGCGACGTCAGCCCTGGGATGCTGAACGCTTTGCAGGACGTCACCATCGGCACCATGAAGCCCGACCTCACCGTGATCCTCGACGTGCCGGTCGAAATCGGGCTGGCGCGCGCCGCAGTGCGTCGCGGCAGCGATGCGCCCGACCGATTCGAATCCGAGAACATCGATTTTCATCGCCGGTTGCGCGACGCCTATCGGCAGATCGCGCGCGCCGAGCCGGAGCGCTGTGTGCTGGTCGATGCGCATGCCGAACCGAAGGTCGTGGCCGATCGGATCTGGCTGACGGTGCAGGAGCGGCTGCTGCAGTGGCCGCAGGCCAAACCCGCGGTGACGCCGAAGGCGAAAGCTAAGACGAAAACGAAGACCAAGGCGCGATCGGCATGAGCGCGCGCAAGGCTTCCACCGAGATCGCCGCGAAATCGCCGCGCG
The DNA window shown above is from Rhodopseudomonas palustris HaA2 and carries:
- the tmk gene encoding dTMP kinase, which translates into the protein MLEQTTQTASACGHFITFEGGEGAGKSTQIRLLAQRLEKAGLETLVTREPGGSPGAEIIRHLLLAGVGRAIGGAEAEALLFAAARDDHVRTLIQPALDRGVWVLCDRFYDSTRVYQGRLGDVSPGMLNALQDVTIGTMKPDLTVILDVPVEIGLARAAVRRGSDAPDRFESENIDFHRRLRDAYRQIARAEPERCVLVDAHAEPKVVADRIWLTVQERLLQWPQAKPAVTPKAKAKTKTKTKARSA